A window of Nitrospirota bacterium contains these coding sequences:
- the tgt gene encoding tRNA guanosine(34) transglycosylase Tgt, translated as MKFELISKETIGPRLGIIKTHRGDIHTPSFMPVGTNATVKAMTPEELKDIGVEIILSNTYHLYLRPGNETIKRLGGLHSFMNWQRPILTDSGGFQVYSLSALRDIKEEGVSFKSHIDGSMHFISPELAVEIQADLGSDIFMAFDECTPYPVSYEYALNSLRLTTEWAKRSKEAYKKLFSVEENPSTSPFANQIPLHPPLLKGDKRGITNKSHPSLFGIIQGGMYKDLRKQSIEEITEVGFDGYAVGGVSVGEPKDEMYEIISYAGTLLPYEAPRYLMGIGELRDVIHAVEAGFDMFDCVMPTRNARNGTLFTSEGRISIKRTEYKEDSSSLDPDCDCYTCRNYSRAYLRHMFLSKEILSMRLNTIHNLYFYMEFFRQMRDSIKEDRFMEFKRKWQSIPF; from the coding sequence TCGGAATTATAAAGACTCATAGGGGAGATATTCATACCCCCTCATTCATGCCTGTTGGGACAAATGCCACTGTAAAGGCAATGACCCCCGAGGAGCTTAAAGACATTGGGGTTGAGATAATTCTTTCAAATACCTATCACCTTTATTTAAGGCCCGGAAATGAGACAATAAAAAGATTAGGCGGTCTTCATTCATTCATGAACTGGCAGAGACCTATACTTACAGATAGCGGTGGGTTTCAGGTCTATAGCCTTTCGGCGCTTAGAGATATAAAGGAGGAAGGCGTTAGTTTTAAATCCCACATAGACGGCTCAATGCATTTCATAAGCCCAGAGCTTGCAGTGGAGATTCAGGCAGATTTAGGCTCCGATATATTCATGGCATTCGATGAGTGCACTCCTTATCCTGTCTCTTATGAGTATGCATTGAACTCCCTCAGACTCACAACAGAATGGGCAAAGAGGTCTAAGGAGGCATATAAGAAGCTCTTCTCGGTTGAAGAAAATCCCTCTACATCCCCCTTTGCTAATCAAATCCCCCTACATCCCCCTTTGCTAAAGGGGGATAAGAGGGGGATTACCAATAAGAGCCATCCGTCCCTTTTTGGAATCATTCAGGGTGGCATGTATAAAGACCTTAGAAAACAGAGCATAGAGGAGATTACAGAAGTTGGCTTTGATGGATATGCAGTAGGAGGAGTTTCTGTTGGAGAGCCAAAAGATGAGATGTATGAGATAATAAGCTATGCAGGGACCCTTTTGCCATATGAAGCTCCGAGGTACCTTATGGGTATAGGCGAGCTAAGGGATGTCATCCATGCAGTAGAGGCAGGCTTTGATATGTTTGACTGCGTAATGCCTACAAGAAATGCAAGAAATGGAACGCTTTTTACATCCGAGGGAAGGATAAGCATAAAAAGAACAGAATACAAAGAAGACAGCTCTTCTCTTGACCCTGACTGTGACTGCTATACATGCAGGAATTACTCAAGGGCATATCTAAGGCACATGTTTCTTTCAAAGGAAATCCTTTCGATGAGGCTTAATACTATACATAATCTTTATTTTTACATGGAGTTCTTTAGACAGATGAGGGACTCTATAAAGGAAGATAGATTCATGGAGTTCAAAAGGAAATGGCAGAGCATACCATTTTAG
- a CDS encoding cation transporter, whose protein sequence is MAEHTILDTARNTSMVRRVLIYTLGLNLLVAFAKIIYGYLSGSVGMLSDGFHSMFDGFSNVIGLVGIWVASHPPDERHPYGHKKYETFFTIAIAFAIFTTCIQIFRRAYNSFFDGHRATAEDTSFIVMFLTLFINIFVMVYEMRKGRQLQSSFLIADALHTKSDILASLAVIMGLIFTRLGYAFADTIAGLVITLFIGKIGYDILKNASDVLVDTICINTEAISAAVMKVAGVKGCYRIRTRGTQNAVYLDLHILVEPELPMDKAHDIATTVEEKIKDEFPSVVDIVVHVEPDRRVSR, encoded by the coding sequence ATGGCAGAGCATACCATTTTAGATACAGCCCGGAACACCTCGATGGTAAGAAGGGTTCTCATCTATACCTTGGGGCTTAACCTTCTGGTGGCTTTTGCAAAGATAATCTATGGCTATTTAAGCGGCTCCGTGGGAATGCTCTCGGATGGGTTTCATTCCATGTTTGACGGGTTCTCGAATGTCATCGGGCTTGTTGGCATCTGGGTGGCATCCCATCCACCCGATGAGAGGCACCCTTACGGGCATAAGAAATACGAGACCTTCTTTACGATTGCCATAGCGTTTGCGATATTCACCACATGCATTCAGATTTTTAGAAGGGCATATAACTCGTTTTTTGATGGACACAGGGCTACTGCAGAGGATACGAGCTTCATAGTGATGTTTCTGACATTATTCATAAACATATTCGTTATGGTATATGAGATGAGAAAGGGAAGACAGCTTCAAAGCTCATTTCTCATAGCAGATGCCCTTCACACAAAAAGCGATATACTTGCCTCGCTGGCAGTAATTATGGGGCTTATCTTTACAAGACTGGGGTATGCCTTTGCAGATACTATTGCAGGGCTTGTAATCACCCTTTTCATAGGAAAGATCGGCTATGATATTCTTAAGAATGCCTCTGATGTGCTTGTGGATACTATCTGCATAAATACAGAGGCGATAAGTGCGGCTGTGATGAAGGTTGCCGGGGTAAAGGGATGCTATCGGATAAGGACGAGGGGTACTCAAAATGCGGTTTATCTCGACCTTCATATACTCGTAGAGCCAGAGCTACCCATGGATAAAGCCCATGATATAGCAACTACGGTTGAGGAGAAGATTAAGGATGAGTTTCCCTCAGTTGTTGACATTGTTGTTCATGTGGAGCCTGACCGAAGAGTGAGTCGTTAA
- a CDS encoding DUF4160 domain-containing protein has translation MSPSIFRERGYRFYFLSNEEDRIHIHVTCEDGEAKFWLEPIISLAISHGLNPRKLNEIQKIVEEHKNEIIKAWRTHFSKR, from the coding sequence ATGAGTCCTTCAATTTTTAGGGAAAGGGGATACAGATTTTATTTTCTTTCAAATGAAGAGGATAGAATCCATATCCATGTTACATGCGAGGACGGGGAGGCTAAGTTTTGGCTGGAACCCATAATATCATTAGCTATATCTCATGGGTTAAATCCAAGAAAGTTGAACGAAATTCAAAAAATCGTAGAGGAGCATAAAAATGAAATCATTAAAGCATGGCGAACACATTTCAGTAAGCGTTGA
- a CDS encoding nucleotidyl transferase AbiEii/AbiGii toxin family protein — protein sequence MFEKLLAKVAFSLKRHNIPYMVIGGQAVLLYGAPRLTKDIDITLGVGIDKLSDVVNTVKDAGLEILPKDSEGFVKKTFVLPTRDRKSKMRVDFIFSFTPYERQAISRVRDIVISGTKIKFASLEDIIIHKVFSCRARDLEDVRSMLIKNPDYDMAYIKKWLGEFDKLSEEKKFTSTFKNILKTLKH from the coding sequence GTGTTTGAAAAACTCTTAGCAAAGGTAGCTTTTTCACTCAAAAGGCACAACATTCCCTATATGGTCATTGGTGGCCAGGCAGTTCTTCTTTATGGAGCACCGCGGCTTACAAAAGACATAGACATAACTCTCGGAGTCGGCATAGACAAACTCTCTGATGTGGTCAATACAGTCAAAGACGCGGGGCTGGAAATTCTTCCGAAAGATTCTGAAGGCTTTGTGAAAAAAACCTTTGTCCTGCCCACAAGGGATAGGAAAAGCAAAATGAGAGTGGATTTCATTTTTTCCTTTACCCCGTATGAAAGGCAGGCGATTTCAAGGGTAAGGGACATAGTCATTTCTGGCACTAAGATTAAATTTGCCTCTTTAGAGGATATTATCATCCATAAAGTCTTCTCATGCCGTGCAAGGGATTTAGAGGATGTCAGGTCAATGCTCATAAAAAACCCTGACTACGATATGGCTTATATAAAGAAATGGCTTGGAGAGTTTGATAAGCTATCAGAAGAGAAAAAGTTTACCAGCACTTTTAAGAATATACTTAAAACCCTGAAACATTGA
- a CDS encoding DUF2442 domain-containing protein has translation MKSLKHGEHISVSVENITPFGIWLYVKEKEYFLSYKDYPYFKDQTLSSIQNVQLLHGYHLYWPELDVDLEIDNLENPEKYPLKFESKKHLTSHSTGRRVAAR, from the coding sequence ATGAAATCATTAAAGCATGGCGAACACATTTCAGTAAGCGTTGAAAATATAACGCCTTTTGGTATCTGGCTGTATGTAAAAGAAAAAGAATATTTTCTAAGCTATAAGGACTATCCTTATTTTAAGGACCAGACATTGAGTTCCATACAAAATGTTCAATTACTTCATGGCTATCATTTGTATTGGCCTGAATTGGATGTTGACTTGGAAATTGACAATCTTGAAAATCCAGAAAAATACCCCCTAAAATTTGAATCAAAGAAACATCTAACGAGTCATTCAACGGGACGGCGAGTAGCCGCCCGTTAA